In Streptomyces sp. NBC_01260, a genomic segment contains:
- a CDS encoding dihydroorotase translates to MGELNRKPADLVVSGRLVTPTGVRPGAVLVSAGRIAAVTGLTAIDEAAPGVPHLDAGDAYVLPGLIDSHVHFRTPGLEHKEDWEHAGRAAVAGGFTTVIDMPNTRPPGLSPEAIAAKAALVAGSSLVDYRFHMGADPDRPELLADLDPAIATSAKVFMAGHQTAPTVVRDAERLEKIFAAAAVGGVRLVLHAERDTLFTMLDDWRGRLRDHHAYERSRPRSGGIAAVAEVIELVHRHGTQAHILHVSSAEEADLLAAASDAGLPVTYEVTGHHLSFTDQDTLRTGARTRLSPAIRSAADQDRLWAALRGGEVAALGSDHAPHTMAEKLLPVPDAPPGIPGVQELAVAVWTGMRRRWPDESSDVAIARLVDHLAAGPAELFRLPGKGRLEPGADADLTVFGPDDSWMLSAYDVQSKCGWSAYEGWTMAGRVRTTIRAGEVVWDANEQKAGSPTGRWLPAGPPGRGLTADSGRA, encoded by the coding sequence ATGGGAGAGCTGAACCGGAAACCCGCCGATCTCGTGGTGAGCGGGCGACTCGTCACGCCCACGGGAGTACGGCCGGGCGCGGTCCTCGTCTCCGCGGGCCGTATCGCCGCCGTCACCGGCCTCACTGCCATCGACGAGGCCGCCCCGGGCGTGCCACACCTCGACGCCGGCGACGCCTACGTCCTGCCCGGACTCATCGACTCGCACGTGCACTTCCGCACCCCGGGCCTGGAACACAAGGAGGACTGGGAGCACGCCGGCCGGGCCGCGGTGGCCGGCGGCTTCACCACGGTCATCGACATGCCGAACACGCGGCCCCCGGGGCTGTCGCCGGAGGCGATAGCGGCGAAGGCCGCACTGGTGGCCGGGTCCTCGCTGGTCGACTACCGGTTCCATATGGGCGCCGATCCGGACCGGCCAGAACTGCTCGCCGACCTCGATCCCGCGATCGCCACCAGCGCCAAGGTGTTCATGGCCGGGCACCAGACCGCACCCACGGTCGTGCGGGACGCGGAACGGCTGGAGAAGATCTTCGCCGCCGCGGCCGTCGGCGGGGTCCGACTGGTGCTGCACGCCGAACGGGACACCCTGTTCACGATGCTCGACGACTGGCGGGGCCGGCTTCGGGACCACCACGCCTACGAACGGTCCCGGCCCCGCAGCGGGGGCATCGCGGCCGTGGCCGAGGTCATCGAGCTCGTACACCGGCACGGAACGCAGGCGCACATCCTGCATGTGTCCAGCGCGGAAGAGGCCGACCTGCTCGCGGCCGCGAGCGACGCCGGACTCCCCGTCACCTACGAAGTGACCGGGCACCACCTGTCGTTCACCGACCAGGACACCCTGCGGACCGGAGCGCGTACCCGTCTTTCGCCGGCCATCCGCTCCGCCGCCGACCAGGACCGGCTCTGGGCGGCCCTGCGCGGCGGCGAGGTCGCCGCACTGGGTAGTGACCACGCTCCGCACACCATGGCGGAGAAGCTCCTGCCGGTCCCGGACGCTCCGCCCGGGATTCCCGGCGTGCAGGAGCTCGCCGTCGCCGTCTGGACCGGGATGCGCCGACGCTGGCCGGACGAGTCCAGCGATGTGGCGATCGCGCGACTCGTCGATCATCTGGCGGCCGGGCCGGCCGAGCTGTTCCGGCTGCCGGGCAAGGGGCGTCTGGAGCCGGGCGCCGACGCGGACCTGACGGTCTTCGGTCCGGACGACTCCTGGATGCTCTCCGCGTACGACGTACAGTCCAAATGCGGCTGGTCGGCCTACGAGGGATGGACGATGGCTGGCCGGGTGCGGACCACGATCAGGGCGGGTGAGGTGGTCTGGGACGCGAACGAGCAGAAGGCCGGCAGTCCCACCGGACGCTGGCTCCCGGCCGGACCACCGGGGCGAGGTCTCACCGCGGACAGCGGCCGCGCCTGA